DNA from Rosa rugosa chromosome 6, drRosRugo1.1, whole genome shotgun sequence:
ACTCAGCGATGTGCTACGAGCTCGCCGGAAACCATGGAAGCCCATCGAGCTCGACGTCGATCCCTTCGTCGACGACTCCAGCCGCTTCTGAACTGCTCCACGTCGTGGCCTGGTTCCGTCCGGCAGCAGAAACGCCGCCGTCGCtgctcgatcgaggccggaggagcgacgtccgcactttttctgggttgcggacgtccgctctcgaacggttttgcatatatatatatatatatataaagcttTTCTCTTATACAATTTATACACATATCATGTTTGAATGTTATTTGTATATTTAGTCATTTAGTGTCATGATTTTCTTACAACTACTGTCTTTATATCTTTTGGAATTTTTTATCTTCAACTTAATTATTATGATAGAATTGGTAATTCCAATTCATTTTGTATTATTTTATAGTAGgtgttaaattattttttaaatattatattttattttaattatctTGTCGACATCGTGTCGtgtgctaatttttttttttttttcaaatatcaCGTATATTGTGCCATGCATGTCAAATTCTAGTGCTTCCTAGATCAATATATAtacaagaaaaggaaaagaaaatctgTAGAGATCCTTGTAATATTATCATAGGGTTTGATTACTCGATTTGGTTTGGGTACACTAAATCAAGTATGCCTTCTACGccaagaaaaggaaataaaaatcTCATGCTCTCCTTATAAATATAGGAAATAAAAATCtcatgtaatttgttattataaaTACCCTGCCCTGTGGTACATATATAGTTCTCACACTGCGGATTGTTATAAGCCTAACTACCTACAACATCCAACATCCCTCAGCCATGGACAACACCCAAAGGCAACTTGATCATCACTGTGCTGCCCTCCGCCGTAAAattaaattgttgatttgtggaGTAGCCGTGGTAATTTGTCTTATCTTCTTTATGAGTTTGGTCCTCACCAAGAGCCCGAATAACGTCAACTGTCATGTAACCAGTGCATTGCTCACCGATTCCAACCTCACCGTTGAGATCACTATTCGAAACCCGAACAGTTTCTACCGTGTCCACCATGATCACATTGACATTACTGCCAACTACAAAAACCAGACGTTGGGTTCGACATTGAATTATGCCTCCTTCTCGCAAGGACGTAATCGCGAAACACGGCTAACACCGTCCTTCGACGGGCTGATCCTTGGCGGAGGCGATGACCTCCGCGGGTCGAACAACTGCGGAAATAACTATTACGATATTATTGTCAAGCTCAACATGCAAGAGGAGTACAAGAAACAGATTGCTCCCAAGAAGAGATTTCAAAGGAATTTGGAGTATACGTGCGAGTTGAAGGTTCCTTCTGGCAGTGGGAGTAGCTTCAACACCACCCTGTGCCGCTATCTACAAATTCCATGAGGCATGACTGCATGGGTAGTAGTAGTACGTAGTAGTAGACATATGACTTTTCAGTGATCAATTTTTTATTGagatttaaatattttttttttatttttttatttttttttatgtatctTAGTTATTATGCATGCTAGCTTTGGGCTTCAGATACTAAAAAAAGGGAAGCATGCTTTGGGATTATAATTTTATTGATTAATAAAATTTCGTTCGATTTCTATTTCAAATCTTTCTTCAATTTAAGGCAATTCATTCACATATTAAAATGGGGTGGCGAATCGTGAGCATATAGCTAGCGATTTCATGGGCTATagctttagggtttaggagCTTGTTTGTTTAGGAAGACTCGAGTAGTTGAGTTGATAACTCTGACTTGTGTGGAGAGGCAGAACACAAGATCGAATTAAAGAACGTGCCCTGATATAttaggaaaaaaacaaaaaaaggtaaaaaatatttCATTATTCACAATTGTCGGATCGAGGATTCTATAATTAATTAGAATGAGCTTCGATCActtgtgatttttcaaagttttcgACTGCTATCTTGCAATATCCATGTCAAACTCACTAAGTCAGACACTTAGCTCCATATGTCTCAGATCATCCTTGTTTGGTGATTTACGTTGGTAATGGATGAGGAAAAAAGAATACATCAAACGAGTCAAATGGAAAAGGTGATCTTTAGACactttaatttaattatttaatggGAAAGTACTCTAGCCGAACATTTTAGTTCGCatagaaaatcagaaaaagGAACAAAAATATCAAAACACAAGAACGACATCAGAAATTCCAGCCGCTTCTTCAACCCAAGGAAGATTCAGGGACAGTTTACCAGAAGCAGACCACTCAAAAGTCACTACAGC
Protein-coding regions in this window:
- the LOC133716668 gene encoding uncharacterized protein LOC133716668, whose protein sequence is MDNTQRQLDHHCAALRRKIKLLICGVAVVICLIFFMSLVLTKSPNNVNCHVTSALLTDSNLTVEITIRNPNSFYRVHHDHIDITANYKNQTLGSTLNYASFSQGRNRETRLTPSFDGLILGGGDDLRGSNNCGNNYYDIIVKLNMQEEYKKQIAPKKRFQRNLEYTCELKVPSGSGSSFNTTLCRYLQIP